A region of the Streptococcus oralis Uo5 genome:
AGGCAGGGATTTTTAATCTGGGTTATTTGCCTTCTGCTGACAAATCCGTCATCACTCAACCTCAGACTACTATCGAAGCCTTAGAAAAGCTTTGCCATTTGCTTGTCAAAGGAGGACGGATTGCTATCATGATCTACTATGGTCATGAAGGAGGAGACACCGAGAGGGATGCTGTATTGGATTTTGTTAGCCAGTTGAACCAACAAGAGTATACAGCTACCATTTATCGGACACTCAACCAAGTTAACAATCCACCGTTTTTAGTTATGATTGAAAAATTAGAAAGGTATAGACATGGATAAACAATACCTTCGTGAGAAGCTTGAGGCAATGCGCCATAATTTTGTCGAGTCAACGCATCACGAGCGAGCCGTCGGGGTGCTCGACGAAGCACATATGAGCAAGAAAATGCTTAAAATCAAGAAAAAATTAGTGGCTCTTGAAATGGAACGATGCCAGAAAAAAATTGAGCACAAAGACTGTTCTAAGATTGATCAGAAAATCCAAGAGCAAAAGGAGATTTTTGAATCTTGTTGTAAAAAAGATTAAGGAGGAATTGTGTGGAATTACTCATTTACTTGATTCTATTTT
Encoded here:
- a CDS encoding tRNA (mnm(5)s(2)U34)-methyltransferase encodes the protein MKRPLEMAHDFLAEVVTKEDIVVDATMGNGHDTLFLAKLAKQVYAFDIQDKALEKTQERLDQAGMTNAQLILQGHETLDQFVTEAKAGIFNLGYLPSADKSVITQPQTTIEALEKLCHLLVKGGRIAIMIYYGHEGGDTERDAVLDFVSQLNQQEYTATIYRTLNQVNNPPFLVMIEKLERYRHG